In Gambusia affinis linkage group LG08, SWU_Gaff_1.0, whole genome shotgun sequence, a single window of DNA contains:
- the LOC122835790 gene encoding shaker-related potassium channel tsha2-like has protein sequence MTVVSQDNKEEAVTVTPLLQDAADLEPADQECSERVVINVSGLRFETQLKTLSRFPGTLLGDPRKRTRFFDSLRNEYFFDRNRPSFDAILYYYQSGGRLRRPVGVPVDIFLEELKFYELGEEVIELYKDDEGLPREEERPLPTNEFQRQLWLLFEYPESSGPARSIAIVSVMVILISIIIFCLETLPEFREVPPEPEQHANGSADSKAPSPFTDPFFMVETLCIVWFSFEFTMRFLSCPSKAAFFKNIMNLIDVVAIAPYFITLGLDLAEHEGSSQQAASLAILRVIRLVRVFRIFKLSRHSKGLQILGQTLHASLRELGLLIFFLLIGIILFSSSVYFAEVEDPESTFSSIPDAFWWAVVTMTTVGYGDMYPSTIGGKFVGSLCAIAGVLTIALPVPVIVSNFNYFYHRENEEEENVQYIHVTCGQPEQQSSFGETESTKSNQSLSKTESYQGSDDLEVLTHPNATQPEAYTGKLTDV, from the coding sequence atgactgtgGTGTCCCAGGACAATAAAGAAGAGGCTGTGACGGTCACTCCTTTGTTACAAGATGCTGCTGACTTGGAACCGGCGGACCAGGAGTGCAGCGAGAGGGTGGTCATCAACGTATCGGGCCTGCGCTTCGAGACGCAGCTGAAAACCCTGTCGCGCTTTCCGGGGACGCTCCTGGGGGATCCGCGTAAAAGGACGCGCTTCTTCGACTCGCTGAGGAACGAGTACTTCTTCGACAGGAACAGACCGAGCTTTGACGCCATCCTCTATTATTACCAATCGGGAGGACGGCTCAGGAGGCCCGTGGGTGTACCTGTGGACATTTTCCTGGAGgaattaaagttttatgaaCTCGGGGAGGAAGTCATAGAGCTGTACAAAGACGACGAGGGCTTGccgagagaggaggagaggccGCTACCGACCAACGAGTTCCAGCGGCAGCTCTGGCTCCTGTTCGAGTACCCGGAGAGCTCGGGACCCGCGCGGTCCATCGCCATCGTGTCCGTCATGGTTATTTTGATATCCATCATCATATTCTGTTTAGAGACTTTACCGGAGTTTAGAGAGGTGCCCCCAGAGCCGGAGCAGCACGCCAACGGAAGCGCAGACAGCAAAGCGCCCAGTCCCTTCACGGATCCCTTCTTCATGGTGGAGACGCTTTGCATCGTGTGGTTCTCCTTTGAGTTCACCATGAGGTTCCTGTCCTGTCCCAGCAAAGCGGCCTTCTTCAAGAACATCATGAACCTGATAGATGTGGTGGCCATCGCGCCCTACTTCATCACCCTGGGCCTGGATCTGGCAGAGCATGAGGGCAGCAGTCAGCAGGCGGCTTCCCTGGCCATCCTGAGGGTCATCAGGCTGGTGCGCGTCTTCCGGATCTTCAAGCTCTCCAGACACTCCAAAGGCCTGCAGATCCTGGGTCAGACTCTCCACGCCAGCCTCAGGGAGCTGGGGTTGCTCATATTCTTCCTGCTCATTGGGATTATCTTGTTCTCCAGCTCGGTGTATTTCGCCGAAGTGGAGGATCCCGAGTCGACGTTTTCGAGCATACCCGACGCGTTCTGGTGGGCCGTGGTGACGATGACCACGGTGGGCTACGGAGACATGTATCCCTCCACCATCGGGGGGAAATTTGTCGGTTCCCTGTGCGCAATCGCCGGAGTGCTGACCATAGCTCTACCTGTTCCCGTCATCGTGTCGAATTTCAATTATTTCTACCACAGAGAAAACgaagaggaggaaaatgtgCAGTACATACACGTGACCTGCGGGCAACCGGAGCAACAGAGCTCCTTTGGGGAGACGGAGTCCACAAAAAGTAACCAGTCCCTCTCCAAAACCGAGTCCTATCAGGGGAGCGACGACCTTGAGGTCCTGACTCATCCAAACGCGACTCAGCCGGAGGCTTACACAGGAAAGCTGACGGATGTGTAA
- the LOC122835580 gene encoding galanin receptor 2a, with product MAVPNTYGVIFACVCGVILGIGFCANLLAFSLFAKKNTLRKNRLDILLLSMTLADFLTLLLIPFTLHSAVSHSWPLGDISCKVYQFLLAFSLAASTYSLCAVSMTRAMIITNPYQPPTMDLVILMFVLVWALSFFISLPLRMFATKESLNPSLANFSFCLPTIHEHHYQVVLSQFVLYYFIPMLVIAFNYVRLALFLHKSPVMSVSSARNTRRASVLVFLAAATFSVCWLPGYVLELCVYLGLYRHGRAWETFYFICTMLQYLHPSINPVLYVLLSKRYHHRGAAWLFSCSRNRVQPQVTSVATDSF from the coding sequence ATGGCCGTTCCCAACACGTATGGGGTGATCTTTGCTTGTGTCTGCGGAGTGATCCTGGGCATTGGCTTCTGTGCCAACCTGCTGGCTTTCTCCTTGTTTGCCAAGAAAAACACACTGCGTAAGAATCGCCTGGACATCCTTCTTCTCAGCATGACTCTGGCTGATTTCCTGACCCTCCTCCTCATCCCCTTCACTCTGCACTCCGCTGTAAGTCACTCTTGGCCTCTGGGTGACATCTCTTGCAAGGTCTACCAGTTCCTGCTGGCGTTCAGCCTGGCGGCGAGCACGTACTCACTGTGCGCCGTTTCCATGACTCGAGCCATGATCATCACCAACCCGTACCAGCCTCCCACCATGGACCTGGTCATCCTCATGTTTGTCTTGGTCTGGGCCCTGAGTTTCTTCATCAGCCTGCCTCTGCGAATGTTTGCCACCAAGGAAAGTCTGAACCCGAGCCTGGCAAACTTCAGCTTCTGTCTTCCAACCATTCATGAGCACCACTACCAAGTGGTCCTAAGCCAGTTCGtgctttattactttattccaATGCTGGTCATCGCCTTCAACTACGTTCGCCTGGCGCTCTTTCTCCACAAGAGCCCCGTAATGTCGGTGTCCAGTGCCAGGAACACCCGTAGAGCCTCTGTCTTGGTGTTTTTGGCTGCTGCTACTTTCTCCGTATGCTGGCTGCCTGGATATGTGCTGGAGCTGTGCGTGTACCTGGGACTGTACCGCCACGGACGGGCTTGGGAGACGTTCTACTTCATTTGCACCATGCTGCAGTACCTGCACCCCAGCATCAACCCGGTGCTCTATGTGCTGCTGTCCAAACGCTACCACCACAGGGGGGCAGCCTGgctcttcagctgcagcaggaacagaGTGCAGCCGCAGGTCACCAGCGTCGCCACGGACAGCTTCTGA